In one window of Erinaceus europaeus chromosome 17, mEriEur2.1, whole genome shotgun sequence DNA:
- the C17H11orf96 gene encoding uncharacterized protein C11orf96 homolog — MAAAVIRARSRVGRSGLYKRRAGRPRGTRRQRRQRAPRSPRRAQHSTAPPDGPHRGAPSRARQGRRRPAADLDPPPGEPQAAASREDPAQRPPPDSPGAPPPGPEGPGSAMAAAKPGELMGICSSYQAVMPHFVCLADEFPQPVRPAKLPKGKGRLRRPRQSRFKTQPVTFDEIQEVEEEGVSPMEEEKAKKSFLQSLECLRRSTQSLSLQREQLSSCKLRNSLDSSDSDSAL, encoded by the coding sequence ATGGCAGCGGCTGTCATCCGAGCCCGCAGCCGTGTGGGCAGGAGCGGGCTATATAAGCGGCGGGCCGGGCGGCCGCGGGGCACACGGCGACAGCGGCGGCAGCGAGCGCCTCGGAGCCCGCGCcgcgcacagcacagcacagcgccCCCCGACGGGCCCCACCGAGGAGCGCCGAGCCGGGCCCGCCAGGGCCGCCGTCGCCCCGCAGCAGATTTGGATCCCCCGCCCGGCGAGCCCCAGGCTGCTGCCTCCCGGGAGGACCCGGCGCAGCGGCCGCCCCCGGACAGCCCCGGCGCCCCGCCGCCCGGCCCCGAGGGCCCCGGCAGCGCCATGGCGGCCGCCAAGCCCGGCGAGCTGATGGGCATCTGCTCCAGCTACCAGGCGGTGATGCCGCACTTCGTGTGCCTGGCCGATGAGTTCCCGCAGCCCGTGCGGCCGGCCAAGCTGCCCAAGGGCAAGGGCCGACTGCGGCGGCCGCGCCAGTCCCGCTTTAAGACGCAGCCGGTGACCTTCGACGAGAtccaggaggtggaggaggagggggtgtcgcccatggaggaggagaaggccaaGAAGTCGTTCCTGCAGAGCCTGGAGTGCCTGCGCCGTAGCACGCAGAGCCTGTCCCTGCAGCGCGAGCAGCTCAGCAGCTGCAAACTGAGGAACAGCCTGGACTCGAGCGACTCCGACTCGGCCCTGTGA